A region of the Agrobacterium sp. RAC06 genome:
GATCTTCGCGCCATGCATGCGGGCGCCCTTGGCCAGCGACTGGGTGATGTCAGAGGGGCTCGCCTGACCGTCCGTCGGCAGCCAGCTCGCACCGACGAGATCATCGACATTCATCAGCGGCCACATCCGCTTCACCTCTTCGGGGGAAACGAGATGCATCTCCATACCGAAGCTCCCGGCCGTCGTGGCGAGGCGCTTGAATTCGGTCCAGCGATCCTGATTGGTGGCAAGCCGCAGGCAGCCCGTCATCTTCCAGCCCGTTGCGAGCCCGGTTTCGGCTTCCAGCCCTTTGTAGAGCTCGACCGAATATTTCAGCACGCGGGTGATCGAGGCGGACGAACGCAGCTGGCCGACGAGACCGGCCGCATGCCAGGTCGAACCCGATGTGAGGGCGCCCTGTTCGAGGAGCAGAACGTCTGCCTTGTGATCCTTTGCGAGATGATAGGCGGTGGAGCAGCCGATGATGCCACCGCCAATGACGACGATCTGGGCGTGGGAGGGCAGGGTCATGACGCATGGTTCCCATAGACTGAGTTGTAGTGGTCCAGCGCTTCTTGGAGGCGCGTGAGGTTTTCGGCCGTGTAGCCGACATAGTCGGCCCCTGGCGCATCGAGGTAGAGTTCGGAGGTCATGCTCCACATCGCCTCGCGCAACAGGGAGGCGCATTGCATGGCGGCGAGCGAGTGGCGGATCTCGGTCGAGGGCACACCACCGAAATAGGCGGTGAGGAACTCTTCCGACTGGTCGGGTGTCAGGCCGGCATTGGAGGTCGCACCGGCGAGGTCGAACATGGGCGTCGAGAAACCGGCATATTCGAAATCGATCAGCCAGAGCCTTTTGCCATCGTCGAGAATGTTGGAGGGCAGGAGGTCGTTATGGGCAAAAACGATGGGAAGCGGCGCCTGCACGGATTCCAGCTCCTGCGCCAGCACGAGAAATTGGGCCAGCTCCGGGATCATCCGGCTGTTGCCTGCCTCGAGCGTGCGGGCATAGTCGCGCACCACGTGGAAGGGCCAGAACATGAAGCCCGCACCGGTTACGTGGCGTGGCATTTCCTTGTGAAACCGGTGGAGAAGGAGCGCCACGCGCTCACGTTCGGCCGCGACGTCGTTTGCCGAAAACGTCTTCGCGTCGAGGAAGGCAGACACCATAACGCCCGATTCTGCATACT
Encoded here:
- a CDS encoding choline kinase family protein: MTDIAPNPVLEDRIASLPCWNGALEISVLKGGLSNESFLVADASGRHVVRFGTDYPFHHVSRTRELMTARAAHAAGFAPKVEYAESGVMVSAFLDAKTFSANDVAAERERVALLLHRFHKEMPRHVTGAGFMFWPFHVVRDYARTLEAGNSRMIPELAQFLVLAQELESVQAPLPIVFAHNDLLPSNILDDGKRLWLIDFEYAGFSTPMFDLAGATSNAGLTPDQSEEFLTAYFGGVPSTEIRHSLAAMQCASLLREAMWSMTSELYLDAPGADYVGYTAENLTRLQEALDHYNSVYGNHAS